The Brevundimonas sp. SORGH_AS_0993 genome segment CAGGACGACGGCGATCTCCTGATACAGGGCGATCTGGGCCTCGGCCGAGATTTTCAGGTCCAGAGCCGAGACGACATCCCAGGCCTCGTCCAGGCGGAAGGCCCGCCGCGCGGCCTCGAAGGCGATGATCAGGGCGGTGGTGTCGCATTCCGCCGAGCCGCGCAGGCGGTCGGGGAAGGTCGGGCCGCACATGTTGACCACTTCGTTCGACAGGACGGTGGCGATGATCTCGCGCCGCAGCCGGTGGCTCTTCATCTCGGGCTCGAACCGCGCCAGGGCGTCCGGGAAGTAGCGGACCAGAATCTGCTCGAAGAACGGATCCTCGGGCGCACTGGAAGCCACGATGTCGTCCGACAGCTCCAGCTTGCCATAGGCCGTCAGCACGGCCAATTCGGGCCGGGCCAGCGGGATGCTGGCCGCCATCATCTCCTTGATCCGCAGACTGCTGGGCAGGCCCTCGACCTTGCGGTCCAGTTTGCCGCGCGCCGACAGGGTCTGCATGAACCGTTCCTGGGCGTCCAGGGCGGCTGCGCCTTCGGCCTGCTGCAGCGACAAGGCCAGGGTCTGGTCGTAGTTGTGGGCCAGGACCTTCAGACCCACTTCGTCGGTCATGGAGGCCAGAAGCGCCGCGCGCTCCTCCACCGGCAGGACGCCGTTGGTCACGGCCGAACCGACCAGGATCTTGATGTTGACTTCGTGGTCGGAGGTGTCCACGCCGGCCGAGTTGTCGATGGCGTCGGTATTGATGCGTCCGCCGTTCTGGGCGAACACGATCCGGCCGGCCTGGGTGAACCCCAGGTTCGCGCCCTCGCCCACCACCTGGACCCGCAGTTCGTCGCCGTTGATGCGCAGGGCGTCGGTGCCCTTGTCCCCGACCTGGGCGTCGGTTTCGGCGGGCGACTTCACATAGGTGCCGATGCCGCCGAGATAGAGCAGCTCGACCGGCGCCTTCAGTATGGCGCGGATCAGGCTGACCGGGTCCAGCACGTCCTCGGCGATATCCAGCGCCGCCTTGATCTGGGGCGTCAGCTGGATCGACTTGGCCGCGCGCGAGAAGACGCCGCCGCCTTCCGAGATCAGGGCCTTGTCATAGTCCTGCCAGGACGAGCGCGGCAGGTCGAACAGGCGTTTGCGCTCGATCCAGCCGGTCTCGTGGTCCGGGTTCGGATCGATGAAGATGTCGCGGTGGTCGAAGGCGGCGACCAGGCGCGTGGCCTTGGACAGAAGGGCCCCGTTGCCGAAGACGTCACCGGACATGTCGCCGACGCCGACCATGGTGAAGGGCTGGGTCTGGATGTCCTTGCCGATCTCGCGGAAGTGACGCTTGACCGCCTCCCAGGCGCCGCGGGCGGTAATGCCCATGCCCTTGTGGTCGTAGCCGACAGACCCGCCGGACGCGAAGGCGTCGCCCAGCCAGAAACCGTAGGCGGCCGACACGCCGTTGGCGATGTCGGAGAACGTCGCCGTGCCCTTGTCGGCGGCGACGACCAGATAAGGGTCGTCCTGCTCCCAGGCGACCACATGGGCCGGCCGCACCACCGACCCGTCGGCGGCGATGTTGTCGGTGATGTCCAGCAGGCCGGACAGGAAGGTGCGGTAGGCGCGGATGGCCTCGGCCTGAACCGCCTCGCGGTCGGTCGTGCGGGGCAGCTGTTTGGGATAGAAGCCGCCCTTGGAGCCGACGGGCACGATGACGGCGTTCTTCACTTGCTGGGCCTTGACCAGACCCAGGACCTCGGTGCGGAAGTCGTCGCGGCGGTCGGACCAGCGCAGGCCGCCGCGCGCGACAGGCCCGAAACGCAGGTGCACGCCCTCGACATGCGGCGCCCAGACGAAGATTTCGCGGTAGGGCTTGGGCAGGGGCAGGTCTTCCAGCTCGCGCGAGGCGATCTTGATCGAAATATGCGGCTTGGGCTGGCCGTCCGCATCGACCTGGAAATAATTGGTGCGCTTGATCGCTCCGATCAGGGCCGCGATCCGCCGCAGCGCCCGGTCGTGATCCAGGCTCTTCACGTCCTGAAGCAGGGCCGTGATCCTGGCGTCCAGCTCGACCACCTGCGCCTCACGGGCCGCGACATCGCCGTCGGCCTCGTCGAACTTGGCCCTGAACAGCGACAACAGGGCGCGCGACACGTCGGGATATTCGCGCAGGGCTTCTTCCTGCACCGCCTGGGACGGATCGAGGCCGGTCTGCTGGCGATAGCGGGCCAGCGTGCGGATCAGGGCGGCCTCGCGCCATTCCACGCCCAGTTCGATGACCAGGCGGTTGAAGCCGTCGCTTTCGGTCCGGCCATTCCAGACGGCGGCGAAGGCGCGCTCGAACGGCGCCTTGACGTCGGCGAAGATCAGGTCGCCGCCGCGTGGATCCTCCATCAGGAACTCGTGGACGTGGATTTCCTCATCGCCCGCCGGACGGATCGGATAGCCGTATTCCTCAAGCGTCTTCAGACCCATGTCGGCCATGATCGGCAGGACGTCCGACAGGGGGACGGCCGGGCCGCGCCGATACATCTTGAAGCGGAATTGCAGGGGGCTGTCGTCGTCGCGGCGGAAGGCGCGCACGGCGACAGGCTCGCCCATCCCGATGCGGCCGTCGGCGTTCAGCCGATCCATTTCGCGCAGGTCCACAGCCGCCTCGTCGGCGTCGTAGCGGTCGCGGTAGGCGGCGCCGAAGGCGCGGGCCCAGCGGGCGCTGAGCGGCCCTACCTCGACATCGTCGATGTCGGCGCGGCGCAGGGCGGATTCGAACCGATCGACCCAGCCGCGGCCGGCCTCGGCCACGTCCTGCTCCAGCTGGACCGGATCGGGGATCGGATGGTTCCCGGGCTCGACGCCGATGATGTAATGGACGCGGACCAGGGGCGCGTCGGACAGTTGCGGATACCAGGCCGAGATGCGGCCGCCCCAGGCGCGGGCCACGATCTGGCCGATGCGCTCGCGCACCGCCGCGTCGAACCGTTCGCGCGGGATGAAGCACAGGACCGAGACGAAGCGGTCGAACGGGTCCTGACGCGAGAACAGGCGGATGCGCGGCCGATCATAGAGGTGCAGGATGCCCAGAGCGATGGACAGCAGCTCGTCCTCGCGGATCTGGAACAGCTCGTCGCGCGGATAATTCTCCAGAATGTTCTTCAGCCGCTTTTCGTTGTGGCTGCCGGGGGCCTTGTCGGCGCGGGTAAGGGCGTTGGCGACCTTGCGCCGGACCAGTGGCACTTCGCTGGCCGACTTGTCGTAGGCGTCGGAGGTGAACAGGCCGACGAAGCGGGTCTCGCCCGTCGCCTTGCCGTCCGGGCCATAGCGTTTGACCCCGACGTAATCCATGTAGGCGCGGCGATGCACGCGCGAGCGGGAGTTGGCCTTGGCCACCGTCACCGGCTCGGACAGGTCCAGTTGCCGGCGCATCTGGCGGGTCAGGACGGCGGGTTCGGATGCGCGACGCAGCACCGTGCGCTCCGGATCGGCCAGGATGCCCAGGCCCGCGCCGGACTGGCTGAGGGCGGCCTCGGCCTCGTAGTCGCCGTCGGCGGCGCGGGGATAGTCGTAGTCGCGCGCGCCCAGGAAGACGAAATGGTCGCCCTTCAGCCACTTCAGGAAGGCGATATTCTCGGCCAGGACGGCCGGATCGACCGGCGGGGGGGTCTCTTCCAGACGTTTCACAGCCTGGCGCATCAGGCCGTTCATGGCGTCGTGATCGGCCACCGCGGCGTGGACGTCGGCCAGGGTCTGGGCCAGGCCCTCGCCCAGGACGTCGCGGCGCTCCTGCGGCACGGCGTCGATCACCAGCATGATGACCGACAGGCGGCGGTCGTTGATCTCGACCAGGGGGTGGAACAGGGCGCGGACCGAAACCCCGGCCTCGGCCAGCACGCCCATGACGCTGTCGACCAGGAAGGGGGCGTCGGCCTGGACGATGCGGATCAGGTCATAGTCCAGCGCCTGGCCGTTGGCGCCGGTCAGGGCTCCGACGGTGATCTGGGGCGGCGAGCCGGTCGGATAGGTCCTGGCGGCCTCCCACGAGGCGGCCAGCAGGGCGGCCAGATCCTCGCCGCCCAGTTCGGGCGTTTCGTCGGCGGAGTAGTCCTCGTGCGCCTGGGCCAGGAAGTCCCGTTCCGCAGCGCCCGGACCCGACCCTGCGATCCGGGCGAAGGCCGCCTCAAGCGCGGCCTTGGTGATCGGCTGAACTGGAACGGGGCTCGGATCGAGGGCGGTCATGGACAAGCAGTCTCGGGCGACGCGGCGGGGCCGCTAAAGGATGCGGCGCGACGCAGCGCCACTCCCGTTGACTAGGCCAGGTCCGGTCGCTCGGGAAGCCCCTGCGGGCTGATCGTTGTCATGAACAGCGATCACCTTGGAATTATTGTGCAGCGCCGCAAAAAGAGAAAGCCGCCGGACTGGGGGAAGTCCGGCGGCCTGCGCGAGCCGACTTGGGGAGGGGAGGGCGTCGGCTTCGCTGTCGTCACGGGTTGGAGGGGGGAGAAACCCGTGCCGTCCGACCCAAGATGGGATGCGCCCTTCGCGGTTCAAGGCCCTTGCCGCAGCCTTTGTCGAGGACAAGACGCCGCAGGCGCGCGCAGGTCGGAAGCAGGCTGGAAAAGGCCGCCGCTTCGGGAGACAAGAGCGTGGGCGCGCGGGTTCGATCCAAGGCCGTCCGGTGAAGTCGGAGTGCCCCAGCGTTGCGTCGCTTTTTCTTCTGGTCCGTGCTGTCGGCTCTGATGGGCGTGGTCCTGGCGGGCGTCGGGTTCGGCGCCTTCTGGATGCTGCATGCGCGGTTCGAGCCCGTCGTCCTGCCGACCGCGAACGCCGAGGGGGTGCAGCGTCTTCTGGACGAAGCGTCCTGGGTGTCGGACGGCGCCGGAGGACCGCCGGTCTATGTGGTCGGCTGGCGCGACAGCGAAGCGGTGGAACGCTTCATGCGCGACGAAGCGCCGCGCCTGCGCGCCCTCGGTGTGGAGACCCGGCTGATCCTGTTCGCGCGACCCGACCAGGACGGAACGCCCCGCTCCACCGCGACCGAAAGGGCCACCGTCGCCGAACTGTGGCTGAGCCGTGACTGGAGCCTGTATCGCCGCTGGGCCGAGACGCCGGCGCGCAGTTGGACGGCGGCGGGCCTGCCGAGCGCCGATCAAGACCTGTCCCGCGCCGCCATGGTCGAGGCCGGGCGGCGGTTCGACGCGGACCTGACCGCCAAGCTGCGGCCGGCCGGGGTCGTGATCCGCTATCCGCTGATCCTCTGGCGGGACCGGAACGGGACCCTGACCGCCTGCGGCTGTTCCGACAGCCGGACGTGGGCCCGGATCGAAAACGATCTGGAGACGGCCGCAACGCCGAGACCCGAGGCCAGGTCCGCGCCAGGTCGGCAGGAACGGGATGTCGCCGCCCCCGTGCGCCCGTCTCTGGCCTATCCGGAGCTGCCGCCGCCTGCCGCAAGGCCGATCCCCACGCCCGGCGCAGCTGCGCCTGCGTCCCCGACGGCCCAGCCTCAGGCGCCGGCTGCGGAGCGTCCGCGCAACCCGCCGACGGGCGCCCGACCGCCAGCGGCCAAGACGCCGCGCCCGGCGCCCCTGCCCCGGCGCGAGGAGGACACGACCTTCTTCTGAAGCGGGATCAGAGGGTGCGGCAGGCGTCGATCAGACGCGCCACGTCCTCCTCGTCCTGATAGAGGCCGAAGCCGAAGCGGATCACGTCGTCGCGCACGTCGGAGACGACGCCCGCCGCCAGCAGCTTGGCGCGCCAGTCCGGCGCCTGGGGGTGACGCAAGGCTAGGAAGCGCGCGCGAGGACGGTCGCCCTCGACAGGATTGAGGATGTCGGCCTGGGACAGAACTCCGGCCCGATCTTCTTCGATGGCCGCCTGGAATTGCGTCGCCAGACCGCGCGCGTGGTCGGCGCCGTCGGCGGTGGTCAGGCCCTGATCCTGCAGCATGCGGCGCACGGCGTTGAAGCGATACAGGGCCGAACAGTCGAAGGTCGCGCCCCAGAAACGGCCGCCGTCCCGCCGATACGGAACCCCGCCGGGCGGCCCTTCCAGATCGCCGAACTCGGCGAACCAGCCGGTGACGACGGGGCGGGGGCCGAACCCGTCCGGCGCATGCAGGAAACAGGCGCCCTCGCCCGCCATGGCGTATTTGTAGCCGCCCGCGACATAGAAGACCCGATCCGCCACCGCCGACAGGTCGGTCGGGACGGCCATGAAGCCGTGATAGCCGTCCAGCGTGATCCATGGCCCCTCGGGGCGCGCCAGGGCGGCGAGGTCCTCGATCCGGTCGAACAGTCCGCCGGTTCGGAAAAAGACCTGGCTGACCAGGATCCAGTCGTGCCCGCCCCCCTGCGCCGCCTGGACGAAACGATCGGGAAAGGTGCCGAACGGCGCCAGGGGCAC includes the following:
- a CDS encoding NAD-glutamate dehydrogenase; the encoded protein is MTALDPSPVPVQPITKAALEAAFARIAGSGPGAAERDFLAQAHEDYSADETPELGGEDLAALLAASWEAARTYPTGSPPQITVGALTGANGQALDYDLIRIVQADAPFLVDSVMGVLAEAGVSVRALFHPLVEINDRRLSVIMLVIDAVPQERRDVLGEGLAQTLADVHAAVADHDAMNGLMRQAVKRLEETPPPVDPAVLAENIAFLKWLKGDHFVFLGARDYDYPRAADGDYEAEAALSQSGAGLGILADPERTVLRRASEPAVLTRQMRRQLDLSEPVTVAKANSRSRVHRRAYMDYVGVKRYGPDGKATGETRFVGLFTSDAYDKSASEVPLVRRKVANALTRADKAPGSHNEKRLKNILENYPRDELFQIREDELLSIALGILHLYDRPRIRLFSRQDPFDRFVSVLCFIPRERFDAAVRERIGQIVARAWGGRISAWYPQLSDAPLVRVHYIIGVEPGNHPIPDPVQLEQDVAEAGRGWVDRFESALRRADIDDVEVGPLSARWARAFGAAYRDRYDADEAAVDLREMDRLNADGRIGMGEPVAVRAFRRDDDSPLQFRFKMYRRGPAVPLSDVLPIMADMGLKTLEEYGYPIRPAGDEEIHVHEFLMEDPRGGDLIFADVKAPFERAFAAVWNGRTESDGFNRLVIELGVEWREAALIRTLARYRQQTGLDPSQAVQEEALREYPDVSRALLSLFRAKFDEADGDVAAREAQVVELDARITALLQDVKSLDHDRALRRIAALIGAIKRTNYFQVDADGQPKPHISIKIASRELEDLPLPKPYREIFVWAPHVEGVHLRFGPVARGGLRWSDRRDDFRTEVLGLVKAQQVKNAVIVPVGSKGGFYPKQLPRTTDREAVQAEAIRAYRTFLSGLLDITDNIAADGSVVRPAHVVAWEQDDPYLVVAADKGTATFSDIANGVSAAYGFWLGDAFASGGSVGYDHKGMGITARGAWEAVKRHFREIGKDIQTQPFTMVGVGDMSGDVFGNGALLSKATRLVAAFDHRDIFIDPNPDHETGWIERKRLFDLPRSSWQDYDKALISEGGGVFSRAAKSIQLTPQIKAALDIAEDVLDPVSLIRAILKAPVELLYLGGIGTYVKSPAETDAQVGDKGTDALRINGDELRVQVVGEGANLGFTQAGRIVFAQNGGRINTDAIDNSAGVDTSDHEVNIKILVGSAVTNGVLPVEERAALLASMTDEVGLKVLAHNYDQTLALSLQQAEGAAALDAQERFMQTLSARGKLDRKVEGLPSSLRIKEMMAASIPLARPELAVLTAYGKLELSDDIVASSAPEDPFFEQILVRYFPDALARFEPEMKSHRLRREIIATVLSNEVVNMCGPTFPDRLRGSAECDTTALIIAFEAARRAFRLDEAWDVVSALDLKISAEAQIALYQEIAVVLRRQTFWLARRAKKGMTVQALIDQYRPAADALQTEGQDVLSRFEQGRLEDRVRRFADMGAPEDLARSISIMRPLVAVADIGDLAQEAGWPVAAMARLYHQVGAAFDFDRLRAAAGSIPSADHFDRLAVRRLIEDLMNEQATLTRAVAKASDPSVGVSEDAAEAAVDAWIGSKQAVVEGVRASVDEIEQSGSGWTFAKLTIANATIRDLATAAL
- a CDS encoding aminotransferase class V-fold PLP-dependent enzyme translates to MTHKSLFSRALSAAPGRLHFAAHSHHLWPDVSFEAQQQAWLDANAHADQKWDLVFGRVIPEARTHVAAELGLPTTDGLVFSSNTHDFLLRIFSAFEPKRPVRILATDGEFHSFRRQAQRWEEAGLAVVTRVPLAPFGTFPDRFVQAAQGGGHDWILVSQVFFRTGGLFDRIEDLAALARPEGPWITLDGYHGFMAVPTDLSAVADRVFYVAGGYKYAMAGEGACFLHAPDGFGPRPVVTGWFAEFGDLEGPPGGVPYRRDGGRFWGATFDCSALYRFNAVRRMLQDQGLTTADGADHARGLATQFQAAIEEDRAGVLSQADILNPVEGDRPRARFLALRHPQAPDWRAKLLAAGVVSDVRDDVIRFGFGLYQDEEDVARLIDACRTL